CGTTGTTTAAATCTTCGCAGACACCATTCATCCAAGATAAACAACCGTCGTATAAACCATCAAGATCAGTGTCACGGTCGCGCGGATTAAGTTCACCGGGGTCAGGTGGGCCGCCGCTACGATTTAGGTCTTCGATGCCATCACTAAGCCCGTCGCAATCAGTATCCACCATAAAAGCGCAAGTCTCAGTGAAAGCTAAAACTGTTTGGCTAACATCAAGACGGTTAGCAATTAAAGCGCTATCACAATATCCATCATGATCAGCATCTTCGAGATTATCAGCAATACCGTCATAGTCAGAGTCAACAAGACGCGGATTGCTTTCGCCTTGGGTTGCTAAAGCAAATGAAGGATCTACACAGCCATTGGCGTCAAGTTGGGTTGGTGGATCAACAATACCATTGTGATTGCGATCTTCAACGCCATCGAGGATACCATCACGATCACTATCTGGTAATAAGGGGCTGGTTTCAGTAAGCGGATCAAAAAAACCATCTTGATTAGAGTCTTCTAAACCGTCTTCTATACCATCATGATCAGTATCGGAATCTAAAGGGTTGGTTTCGTTGCGCCCAAAAACACCATCATGATTTAAGTCTTCATTGCCATCAATAATTAAATCACCATCAGTATCAATATTAATTAAACAAGTCTCACCCGGGTCACATAAACCATTGTGATTTTTATCTTCGATAATATCTGGTATGCCATCACCATCACTATCACTCTTGCGGGGATTGCATTCACCTTCATCGACGATGCCATTTTTGTTTCTATCCTCTAAGCCATCGGGGATACCATCACTGTCACTATCATTGCGTACAGCACTGGTCTCATCTGGGATATCACGACGCCCATTATGATTAGCATCTTCAACACCATCAGGAATGGTGTCACCATCGCTATCGGTGCTACGTGGATCCATTTCAGTAACGTCTTTGCAATCTATCGTCGTCGGGCCACAACCATCTTGATCATAGTCTTCGCAACCATCGCCGATACCATCGCTATCAGTATCCCATAAATCCGGATCCGAATTGCCATGTGCGGTTTCTATATCGTTGGGTATGCAATCACCGTCACGATCAGTAGCGCTTACCGTACAACGACAGTGTGCATCTGGCTCAGTGCCTGTGCCGGTGCCTGTACCAGTACCGGTACCTGTCCCCGTGCCCGTACCGGTGCCTGTCCCTGTACCCGTACCGGTTCCGGTGCCTGTAGTATCGCAAGTAGAATCGCAACACACTTTTTCGCCGGTAGCTTGATTATAACAAGTACCGTCAGAATTTTGGCAAACCACACAACTTGACGCTTCACCGCACACTGTCGGATCAGTGCTAGTATGACAAGCCTCCCCGGTGTCACTAGCGCATCCCGTAAGGGCAATAATCAGCAAAGCCGCACTCAGAACTGAAAAAGTCGAAATTTTGCATATCATGTTAATACTCCTAAAGTGCGCCCTACCGTACGGGATCACGGCGGATTTGGGCGTTCGCTACAAATACAACCACATTCTTCACAGCACTGCTCATGTTGCGGACTACAAGCTGGAACACAACGTTGTGTAACCACATCACAAGTTTGCCATGAAGCACAATCATCGTCACCATTGGGGCATAAATCCCCACTACAACATGTTGGTTCAGTACACCTTACAGTATATTCTGTAAGATTCTCACCTTCGGTGCAAATAAGCAAAGCTCCTGTAGGGCAACAACTACCACCAACTGCAATAAGATTTGTGCAACATTGTTCAAGTAAAGCACAGCTTGAAGTTGTACGGGTATCACTATGATAAACCACACAACTAGAGATATCGCCACTGCACTGCACACAATCATGCGCTACAGCATCGCCCTCACAATAAGGAAAAGCTTCGGCATGCGATATGTACCCACATGGACATACATCTGCCCCAGGTGAAATATCTACCTGACAAACACTGCATTTGCCACTATCAGGATTAAGGCGTTCACCACTGTTACATTGCGGCAAGGGTTGATTATGACCTTCTTCGCGAAGATCGATCGTCTGCAGGCAAGCTGTTGGCGCTAACAAACTAAGCACCAAAATGTAACGACGCAATCTCACGGTTCACCCTTGCTACTGTTCTTGTGGTAATGCTTTACTACATTGTGCGGCATCATCCCAAAGTTTAGCTAAACGTTTAGCCTCACGTCTTAAATTATTATCTGTATTACGAGCAGTAACTAATTGAGATAAGCAAGCCACTGCAGCACAAGGCTCTAGGGCTCGCTGCAATTCACATAGTGCCAACATCGCTTGTTTTTGCACTTCACCGACACCCGTTTTAGCTAAACGTACAAAAACTTCTCTGGCACGTTCAGATTGCCCTAAAGCAAAACCATAAATACGTGCCCTTTCAAAACGACAGAGGTCTGTGATACTTCGCTCTAGCCCAGCAACACGCAAGCATTCATCATAAATCGCTAACGCTTTTAAGTAACTACCTGCTTGCTGCATTTGCTCGGCTTGCGTCAAACGTGGCAAAAAATCTGAGGTTTCATGCCTAATTTTTTTGATAGTTTTTGCAAAATTATTTTGTCCTTGACTGCGAGCAACATGCGCAGTTCGGGCGGGCGCAGGAGCAACCATATTTTTATTTATCTTTCGTTTATTAATAGTTGTAATACCATCGACCTGCATAGTCGCTCCTGCGCTCTTGTCGGCATTCGTAGCAAATTGCAAATTTGCAAAAACCTCGTGGTGGTTAGTCAAATAGCTATTATTTAGATATGAGTACATCTGTGCACTAATGTTTTGCATTTTTGCATTGATCGTCGTCTTATCTAACAGCACTTGTTGTCCGGCGCTTACCAACAAGTGTTGAGTATTATTGTCGATCGCGACCTGGCCTTCACCTACCGCAACGATAATACTTTCATTATCGTTAAGAGATACCGCAAAACGTGTGCCTACTGCTCTTATATGCGCTAATGGAGTCTGTACAATTAGACTCCGTCCTTGACCACCAATAAAATCGAAAGCTACTGTCCCTTTGGTAAAATTATAAATCAGGTGTTGTTGATCACCTTGAGTTACACCATCAGTTACAACATCTGAGACTACACGCACAAATGGCGACGGCGCGGTGGCAATCAAAGTCGTGGTGTCATGCATAAATGGTTGAGTTTGATGTACCCAAACCACTAAGGCCGCTAAAGCTGCAACGGCGCTGGCTACTAAAATGGCGCTTAAACTCCAACGTGCGTGGCGTTTTTGCCGGTCGGCTGCTTCAACGTAAGGCTGTAATCGTTGCTGCAAACGCGTTAACTCGCTGTTAGCAACAACATATTTTTCTTCCTTAGCTGTCGCGATGGCAATGTTTAGCGAATCGGCAATGCTACGACAATTATAGCAATGAGCCAGGTGACTATTAACTCGTTGCGCTGCCAGCCCCTTTAATTCACGTTGCGCATGGGCTACGAGTTCGTCTTGATACTGAGCGCAAGTCATGGCTTGGCCTCCTTGGTACTTCTTTCACTATGCGGGGAACCCACTTTTACCGAATCTTCTAATTTGTTGGCAAAAACACGTGCAGCAAAACAACGTGCTAAACGTGCTCTGCCACTTGCCAACTGTGAAGCTATCGTTGGCAAAGGACGGCCGGTTTGTGTGGAAATATCTTTAAGAGTTAATCCTTCAAGGTCATGTAAAACCACGGCCAAACGCTGTGTAGGTTCAAGATCTGATAGCGCCGCATAAAGACATCGAGATGCTTCACGGGCTTCAATCAAATATGTCACATCAGTTTGGCCAATATTAGACTCATCTATTTCAGTACATTCTGGCTGACGATAACGAAGACGCATTTCTTGATAAGCAACATTATAAGTAATGCGACGAATCCAAGTTGATAATTGCGAACGCCCGGCAAACGAAGGTAACGCGCGAATTACTTCTACAAATACGGTTTGATATGCATCATCAATATCGGCGTTGGGCCCAAAAATTCGCTTAAGTCGACGATAGACCCATTCGCTATAGTCACGCACGACGCGCTCAGCAGTTGGCCGCGGCCATAAGTGCCCTAAAATACTCATGGCCAAACTACCCCCGCCGCTAATTGCGCACTGTAAGGCGCCTTTTGAACCGTACTATTGGTTAGTAAATAACGCTGACGTACAAGATTCCACATAAACGCCGCATGTAAAAATATTGATTGTTTGACACTTAAAGATATTTGCCAGCGACACACTGGACCTAATTCTGCCCCCCCGACCCATAAGTTACGCTTAGAGCTATTAACTAATTCAAGGGTTGCGCCGCTATTGATGCCAATCGCAAAATCCTGAACTTGGTCAAAATTAATAGCAAAAGCTAGATTAGCAAAAACTTGATGCAAGTTAAGGGAATTATTTACTTGTGCAGTAGCAAAACCAGTTTCAGCCCAAGAAATAAAGTTTTGATGCCAACGTTTATCAATAGCAAAGCCCAAACCATAATTTGACCAACCTCTTGTCGCTATTTTACTTATTACAAATACAGCTATACCATCTATAACCTTTTTTTCATCATTATTACTAAAAATTTTTGGCGCTTTATCTGATTCTTTCTTCAACTTAGGTGAGTTAGAGTTGTTATCTGTTTTATTTTGCCCCCTATTCCCTTCAACAAGTAAACGACTAATAGTCGAGCGCACAAATAACCACACCGCAAGCCTTAACTCAACGTTTTCATTATCATTTTTTAATAGCGCAAAATTGCGTTCAGCCCAAAGTTGACCCTTATCGCTGATTACAACTTTAACAAAATCAGCATTTACTGCAATAATTTCAATGATGAATGAATGCCCTAAAAAATCTTGTTTATTAGGCCAAGTAGCAGTGATGCGCTCGCGTATAAACAAAGCCAAATCAGGTTCTGATATATTACTTTCAACCACCAGCGCCTTCATTGTGTCCTCACCGGCATCAACTAATGGCGTCGCGGCAAGTGCCAAAAAGAGGCTGGCGGCCACGTTTACCACCTCAAATATGGCACTCACCGCGGCCTCCTTCTTGGTTAGTTGCAATAAATATAAAAAATTATGAACGAAAATTACTTAAATAGCGAATATGAGATCTAAGTACTGGCCAAAATCCAACTATTAAAAAACCATTGATGCTTAAAGATCTTAGGTTTGATCAGCAAAAATTAGCGCAACTCTTGACAGAATATGGCCATTTGGTGTTTTTACCCCTCTCGTTTATCTAAAAATAAGGAGTGTTTGCCGTGGCATCACTGACACGTATATTTATGACTAAAGTTCGCAACAAAATGCGCAAAATGGGACATAAGCGCAAAAGCAAATTAGAAAATCAGGGTAGCACACCAACACGTGCAGCTTTTTTTGGCGATACAAAAGCCACCAAAGAAGTTAAAGCATAAAATTTTCGTAACTTCTCATAAGCTATCTTTGAATTCATAGATTTAACCGCGCGATGCTAATAAACTTTCGCTTATAAAAATAAGACATACCGCAAGTAAAAACAGCGAGCTAATTCCGCGTACCTCAAAAGGGTTATCAATATCAGATATTCCAACTGAGATTGCGAAATTGTCACCACTTGAATTCTTGCCCAAAGCCGCCGCAACTTTAGCTGTTTGAACTGGAGTAAAATCTGACTCAGCAAGAGTTGCACAAACGCCGATATCTAATCTAGGTTCGCGTAAATATTTATTCGCATGTATGATTTCGGCACGATAATAGCCCACTTCATTAAGGCCATTTATAGTAATATTGTGTTGCGGCGAAGACGTAAAAATTCGACGCTCTTTGCTTGGTGTGATAAGTGCTAATGTATTAAAACCAGTAGGCATAGAAATTTTAGCTGTTTCACCTTGGCGTAAAGCCAAACGCCCTGTTTGCTCGATAGATTTAGCCAGATAGCGCATGGTACGTTGTATTAATGCTGGAAAAATAGGACGTAGTACCAAATCACTCATATCGCGATCGATACTAGTGGTAAGCATCATAACTCGTCCTTTACCTTTGGGTTGAGCTTCAACCAAGGCAGGAGCTCCATTGTCAAATTGCAAAATAATTCTGGTGTTACGATCAGCCCCTACATCGAGATTAAAATAACGAGAGGTACGCGATGAACGTAAACTATCTTCAGCCGTCGTTTCTAATGAACGAAGGATAGGGTGGTCCCAATCGATACTAGCAATACCAAGCGGAGGTGTACGCGCTGCTGGGTCATCTGCAAGATGTAAATCACGCAATGGATGTGGTAATAAATTTCCAAATAGTTTATTAGCACGTTCAAATTGAAT
Above is a genomic segment from Deltaproteobacteria bacterium containing:
- a CDS encoding FecR domain-containing protein, translated to MTCAQYQDELVAHAQRELKGLAAQRVNSHLAHCYNCRSIADSLNIAIATAKEEKYVVANSELTRLQQRLQPYVEAADRQKRHARWSLSAILVASAVAALAALVVWVHQTQPFMHDTTTLIATAPSPFVRVVSDVVTDGVTQGDQQHLIYNFTKGTVAFDFIGGQGRSLIVQTPLAHIRAVGTRFAVSLNDNESIIVAVGEGQVAIDNNTQHLLVSAGQQVLLDKTTINAKMQNISAQMYSYLNNSYLTNHHEVFANLQFATNADKSAGATMQVDGITTINKRKINKNMVAPAPARTAHVARSQGQNNFAKTIKKIRHETSDFLPRLTQAEQMQQAGSYLKALAIYDECLRVAGLERSITDLCRFERARIYGFALGQSERAREVFVRLAKTGVGEVQKQAMLALCELQRALEPCAAVACLSQLVTARNTDNNLRREAKRLAKLWDDAAQCSKALPQEQ
- a CDS encoding sigma-70 family RNA polymerase sigma factor, whose amino-acid sequence is MSILGHLWPRPTAERVVRDYSEWVYRRLKRIFGPNADIDDAYQTVFVEVIRALPSFAGRSQLSTWIRRITYNVAYQEMRLRYRQPECTEIDESNIGQTDVTYLIEAREASRCLYAALSDLEPTQRLAVVLHDLEGLTLKDISTQTGRPLPTIASQLASGRARLARCFAARVFANKLEDSVKVGSPHSERSTKEAKP